Below is a window of Shewanella khirikhana DNA.
GGGCCAATAAGCTGGCGAAATCGGCGCCGCTGGTATTACCCACCTGACGAAGGGGTTGCAGCTCCTGGCCACCAAGGGGGCTGATTTCGCTGCGCAGTGCCTGCATTTCCTGCATAAATGAAGTTGGACCTATTTGCATATCCTGCTCCCTTCGCCATGAATTTGACGGGATTAATCTCTGTAACAGGTGTAAAGCAAAAGGCTTGCCAAAAAACAAAAAAAGCAGGCCAAGCCTGCTTTTTTGCTGATTTTACCGCCTAAGCCGGCAGCTGAATGCCCATTTCCCGCATTCTGGCCATCTTGTATCTCAGGGTGCGGGCACTTATGCCAAGCTTTTCGGCAACCAGCTTGCGGCTGCCACGGCACTGACTGAGGGTTTCAAGAATAATCACGTGCTCCTGCGCCTTAAGCTCATCGCCAAGGCCCTCTGGCTCAGCGCGGGCCACTGGTTCTTCCTGGGCAATCTGGGTCACATCCATGGCGTCAATAATGATGTCCTGGGCAGAAATCAGCTCGCCGGCAGACAAAATCAGTGCCCGCTGCACCACGTTATCGAGTTCACGCACATTGCCCGGCCAGCGGTGCGCCAGCAGACGCCGACAGGCCGACTCATCCAGCTCAGGCACTGAGGTGCCGAGCTTTTCCGCATGGCGGCCAAGCAAGTGCCGCGCCAGTGGCAGAATATCTTTGGGACGCTGATTCAGCGCAGGCCAGGCCAGCGGAAATACGTTGATGCGATAGTACAGGTCTTCACGGAAATCACCGCGCTCGGCCATGGCCTTAAGCTCGCGGTTGGACGTAGCCAGTACCCGCACGTCCAGCTTGATGGTCTTGCGGCCACCGAGACGCTCAACTTCACGCTCTTGCAACACCCGCAGCAATTTGGCCTGCAACCCCAGATCCATTTCTGAAATCTCATCGAGCAGCAAGGTGCCGCCCTGGGCCTGCTCAAACTTACCCGGACAGGCCTGATAGGCTCCGGTAAAGGCGCCCTTTTCATAGCCAAACAGGGTGGCTTCGAGCATGTTCTCTGGAATGGCGGCACAGTTAATGGCCACAAAAGGCCCATCGGCCCGCAGGCTGTGGTTGTGGATATAGCGTGCCAGCACCTCTTTACCCGAGCCGGATGGCCCGAGGATCATCAC
It encodes the following:
- a CDS encoding sigma-54-dependent transcriptional regulator, with the protein product MAEGKLLLVEDDASLREALLDTLMLSQFDCQAAASAEEAIIALKDQRFDMVISDVQMEGIGGMGLLGYLKQHHPKIPVLLMTAFATIDSAVSAIKLGAVDYLAKPFAPEVLLNQVTRYLPQNADKGDPVVADEKSLALLALAGRVAKSDASVMILGPSGSGKEVLARYIHNHSLRADGPFVAINCAAIPENMLEATLFGYEKGAFTGAYQACPGKFEQAQGGTLLLDEISEMDLGLQAKLLRVLQEREVERLGGRKTIKLDVRVLATSNRELKAMAERGDFREDLYYRINVFPLAWPALNQRPKDILPLARHLLGRHAEKLGTSVPELDESACRRLLAHRWPGNVRELDNVVQRALILSAGELISAQDIIIDAMDVTQIAQEEPVARAEPEGLGDELKAQEHVIILETLSQCRGSRKLVAEKLGISARTLRYKMARMREMGIQLPA